The proteins below come from a single Rosa rugosa chromosome 2, drRosRugo1.1, whole genome shotgun sequence genomic window:
- the LOC133732346 gene encoding carboxylesterase 15-like, with translation MSNTAETTLPYEECRGVLRVYSDGSIVRSPKPSFDVPVHDDGSVAWKDVVFDHTHQLQLRLYKPAAANSKLPIFYYIHGGGFCIGSRAWPNCQNYCFQLALSLQAVIVSPDYRLAPEHRLPAAIDDGFTAVKWLQAQAVSEEPDMWLTDVADFGNVFISGDSAGGNIAHNLAVQMGAGSPELAPVQVKGYVFLAPFFGGTVLSKSEAEGSKEAFLNWELIDRFWRLSIPIGENTDHPLVNPFGPYSRSLEEVPFDPILVVVGGSDLLKDRAEDYAKRLKAWGNKIEYVEFEGKQHGFFTIDPNSEAAKELMLIVKRFITENSS, from the exons atgtcgAACACTGCTGAAACTACTTTACCCTACGAAGAATGCCGGGGCGTTCTTCGCGTCTACAGCGACGGCTCCATCGTCCGTTCCCCCAAGCCAAGCTTCGACGTCCCTGTCCACGACGACGGCTCCGTCGCGTGGAAGGACGTAGTTTTCGACCACACTCACCAGCTTCAGCTCCGCCTCTACAAGCCGGCGGCTGCAAACTCCAAGCTACCAATATTCTACTACATCCACGGCGGCGGCTTCTGCATCGGCTCACGCGCCTGGCCCAACTGCCAAAACTACTGCTTCCAGCTCGCTCTGAGCCTCCAAGCCGTCATAGTCTCTCCGGACTATCGGCTGGCTCCCGAACACCGGCTCCCGGCTGCTATTGACGACGGCTTCACGGCCGTCAAGTGGCTCCAAGCCCAAGCCGTGTCGGAGGAGCCCGACATGTGGCTGACTGACGTGGCTGACTTTGGCAACGTCTTCATTTCTGGTGACTCGGCTGGCGGCAACATTGCTCACAATTTGGCGGTTCAAATGGGGGCCGGTTCACCTGAGCTGGCTCCGGTTCAGGTCAAGGGTTATGTTTTTTTGGCTCCTTTCTTTGGTGGAACCGTTCTGAGTAAGTCAGAAGCTGAAGGATCCAAAGAAGCATTCCTCAATTGGGAGCTGATTGACAG GTTTTGGAGGCTATCGATACCAATCGGAGAGAATACTGATCACCCACTTGTGAACCCGTTCGGGCCATATAGCCGGAGCCTTGAAGAAGTGCCCTTTGATCCAATCTTAGTGGTAGTTGGGGGAAGTGATCTCTTAAAAGATAGAGCTGAGGACTATGCAAAAAGGCTAAAAGCTTGGGGGAACAAGATTGAGTATGTCGAATTTGAAGGAAAGCAGCATGGCTTCTTCACTATTGATCCTAATTCGGAAGCTGCAAAAGAACTCATGCTAATTGTCAAACGGTTCATTACTGAAAATTCCAGCTGA
- the LOC133730655 gene encoding uncharacterized protein LOC133730655 produces MASSGGSNATNATNEADRSLRRGSNDVGWDFAVLADPHNLDKLKCKLCGKVISGGIHRMKQHIANIKGNVSSCKNSTDADKAKCIAAIEGAKIKRKQKDMHEKEVREEVEVSQSHDVEDVEIEGPSLSRKRPHFLGPIDKFASSITPDSSIDGSKKMRQQNINDAIWKERTHNVHQWLARWVYEAGIPFHAIDNDSFKRFVEAVGQFGPGYRPPTQYQLREPLLKEEVERTKNSLKKHEEEWAKNGCSIMTDAWSDRKRRSIMNLCVNCKEGTTFLSSREDSDQSHTGAYIFEYVDKCIEEVGAQNVVQVVTDNATNNMAAGNLLKIKRPNIFWTSCATHTLNLMLQGIGNQPRFKGVIEKAKLFTIFIYAHHKTLALMRKHTKKRDIVRPGVTRFATSFLTLQSLMEKKSELRCMVACDDWTACKHSKSAKGKAAYNTVLSTSFWNGVTLCLKVFAPLFKVLRLVDEDKKPSMGFLYGELLKAKEDIKEAFKHQEANYRPIIEIIDEKGRGRLDSPLHLVAYLLNPYYFYKDENIQYDHVVMEGFFICVEKFFPDDLETQSVVTNEELLLYKSKGGGFGRALAKLGCAKNDDKYDPVGWWSNYGNATPKLQKMARRILSLTTSSSGCERNWSTFEGIHTKKRNRLDASRLNNLVYVQFNAKIIYKKRRAQELGVDVLLGNEASKAQGWIVDGGDEEDDSDIISEMEGESSGVDSGLRRSSRNVEVRELHDEDFVSDEDTEEEGEEEDVEFESDTEGVLDGYGEEELEI; encoded by the exons ATGGCATCTTCCGGAGGATCTAATGCTACTAATGCTACTAATGAAGCGGATAGATCATTGAGGCGTGGGTCAAACGATGTTGGATGGGACTTTGCGGTGTTGGCGGATCCACACAACTTAGATAAGTTGAAGTGTAAGTTGTGTGGGAAGGTAATTAGTGGTGGAATACATAGAATGAAGCAACACATTGCCAACATCAAGGGGAATGTTTCCTCATGCAAGAATTCTACGGATGCCGATAAAGCCAAATGTATAGCCGCAATAGAGGGAGCAAAAATTAAGAGAAAGCAAAAGGATATGCATGAGAAGGAAGTGAGGGAAGAAGTTGAAGTTTCTCAATCACATGATGTAGAAGATGTAGAAATTGAAGGGCCAAGTTTGTCAAGAAAAAGGCCGCACTTTCTTGGGCCTATAGACAAGTTTGCATCTTCAATCACTCCCGATTCTTCAATTGATGGAAGCAAGAAGATGCGTCAACAAAACATTAATGATGCCATTTGGAAGGAAAGAACACATAATGTGCATCAATGGTTGGCTAGGTGGGTGTATGAAGCCGGCATTCCATTTCATGCCATTGATAATGATAGCTTCAAAAGATTTGTAGAAGCGGTTGGTCAATTTGGCCCGGGTTACCGACCTCCAACTCAATACCAACTAAGAGAGCCATTGTTGAAGGAAGAAGTTGAGAGGACTAAAAATTCACTCAAGAAGCATGAAGAAGAGTGGGCAAAGAATGGTTGTTCCATTATGACCGATGCTTGGAGTgaccgaaaaagaagaagcattaTGAACTTGTGTGTCAATTGCAAGGAAGGCACtacttttctttcttcaagGGAAGATTCGGATCAATCACACACCGGGGCCTATATCTTTGAATATGTTGACAAATGCATTGAAGAAGTTGGGGCACAAAATGTAGTTCAAGTAGTGACGGATAATGCTACTAACAATATGGCGGCGGGGAATTTGTTGAAGATAAAGAGGCCAAATATATTTTGGACTTCATGTGCCACTCATACATTGAATCTCATGCTTCAAGGGATTGGTAACCAACCAAGATTCAAAGGAGTGATTGAGAAGGCAAAGCTATTCACTATCTTTATCTATGCACATCACAAGACATTGGCTTTGATGAGGAAGCATACAAAGAAAAGAGACATAGTGAGGCCGGGAGTCACTAGATTTGCCACTTCCTTCCTAACTTTGCAAAGCTTGATGGAGAAGAAGAGTGAGTTGAGGTGTATGGTTGCTTGTGATGATTGGACCGCTTGCAAACATTCTAAGAGTGCCAAGGGGAAAGCGGCATATAATACCGTATTGAGCACCTCTTTTTGGAATGGGGTAACACTTTGCTTGAAAGTGTTTGCTCCTTTGTTTAAGGTGCTTCGCCTTGTGGATGAGGATAAAAAGCCATCAATGGGCTTTTTGTATGGAGAATTACTCAAGGCAAAGGAAGACATTAAGGAGGCATTCAAACATCAAGAGGCCAATTATCGGCCAATTATAGAGATTATTGATGAGAAAGGCCGTGGTCGTCTTGATAGTCCATTACATTTGGTGGCTTACCTCTTGAACCCCTATTACTTCTACAAGGATGAAAACATTCAATATGATCATGTTGTCATGGAAGGGTTCTTTATTTGTGTGGAGAAGTTCTTTCCCGATGACCTTGAGACCCAAAGTGTGGTGACAAATGAAGAATTGTTGTTGTATAAGAGCAAAGGGGGAGGATTTGGAAGAGCATTAGCTAAGTTGGGATGTGCAAAGAATGATGACAAGTATGATCCGG TTGGATGGTGGTCCAATTATGGAAATGCAACACCCAAATTGCAAAAAATGGCTAGAAGAATACTCTCTTTAACTACAAGTTCATCCGGGTGCGAGAGGAATTGGAGTACTTTTGAGGGA atCCATACAAAGAAAAGGAATAGACTAGATGCTTCAAGATTGAATAATTTAGTCTATGTCCAATTCAATGCCAAGATTATCTACAAAAAGAGAAGGGCTCAAGAGTTGGGTGTAGATGTGCTACTTGGTAATGAAGCTAGCAAGGCTCAAGGGTGGATTGTGGATggtggtgatgaagaagatgactcGGATATTATTAGTGAAATGGAGGGAGAGTCCTCGGGAGTGGATAGTGGGCTTAGGAGAAGTTCTAGAAATGTAGAGGTAAGAGAGCTTCATGATGAAGATTTTGTATCGGATGAGGACACGGAAGAggagggagaagaagaggatgttGAGTTTGAGTCCGATACCGAAGGAGTCTTGGATGGATATGGAGAGGAAGAGTTAGAGATTTAG
- the LOC133730656 gene encoding uncharacterized protein LOC133730656 produces the protein MKWDMRETCISEDEEADGGSDGFVSAHESDNDGNDVGPFRVKGKKRFTDWVEFNEKTYMKNPRFCLGMVFPNAEVFKHVVRKHAVVTKKELRFPRNTKHQVLVRCMTSPDCPYWMYASSPSADNPTLQIKTFRPDHTCSLIAKRVYHCHAPFLAEEYKDVFLADDKWTREGIQSAVNRDFGMEIGDQMAYRAKARAAKRAQGSLEEQYNLLESYAHELKKRNPGTSVWIQTELDGDVARFKRIYICIAALKEGWITGPS, from the coding sequence ATGAAATGGGATATGAGGGAAACATGCATTAGTGAAGATGAGGAAGCAGATGGAGGTTCAGATGGTTTTGTCAGTGCACATGAATCTGATAATGATGGAAATGATGTTGGTCCCTTTAGGGTGAAGGGTAAGAAGAGGTTTACTGACTGGGTGGAGTTTAATGAGAAAACTTATATGAAGAATCCAAGGTTCTGTCTTGGAATGGTGTTCCCAAATGCAGAAGTGTTCAAGCATGTAGTTAGGAAGCATGCCGTGGTGACCAAGAAAGAGTTGAGATTTCCTAGGAATACAAAACATCAGGTGTTGGTGAGATGCATGACTTCCCCAGATTGCCCTTACTGGATGTATGCTAGCAGTCCATCAGCTGATAATCCCACCCTCCAAATAAAAACATTCAGACCAGATCACACATGCAGTTTAATAGCAAAGAGAGTATACCATTGTCATGCTCCATTTTTGGCTGAAGAATACAAAGATGTGTTCCTTGCTGATGATAAATGGACTAGAGAGGGTATTCAGAGTGCTGTGAATAGAGATTTTGGTATGGAGATTGGCGATCAAATGGCATATAGAGCTAAGGCTAGGGCTGCTAAGAGAGCACAGGGTAGCCTTGAGGAACAATACAATCTCCTAGAGTCTTATGCTCAtgaattgaagaaaagaaaccctGGGACCAGTGTTTGGATTCAAACTGAGCTTGACGGGGATGTGGCACGTTTCAAGAGAATCTACATATGCATAGCAGCTTTGAAGGAAGGTTGGATTACAGGACCTTCATAG